A single Stutzerimonas stutzeri DNA region contains:
- a CDS encoding nitrate/nitrite transporter — MNTSFWKSGHTPTLFSAFLYFDLSFMVWYVLGPMGVQIAADLGLTTQQRAFMVATPILSGAVLRLVLGVLADRTSPKTAGLFGQIVVIAALFVAWVHGIHSYEQALLLGLFLGMAGASFAVALPLASQWYPPQHQGKAMGIAGAGNSGTVLAALFAPVLASTFGWSNVFGLALIPLVLVLIIFASVAKNAPNRPAPKSFADYMKALGDRDSWWFMFFYSVTFGGFLGLASTLPGYFHDQYAFDPVKAGYYTAACVFAGSLLRPLGGALADRIGGIRSLLVMYTLAAVCLFIVGFNLPSSTAALALFVVAMLSLGAGNGAVFQLVPQRFNKEIGVMTGLVGMAGGIGGFLLTAGLGAVKQATGDYQLGLWLFASLGALAWFGLYGVKRRWRTTWGSSAMTAARV, encoded by the coding sequence ATGAATACGAGTTTCTGGAAATCCGGCCATACGCCGACGTTGTTCTCCGCCTTTCTCTACTTCGATCTGAGTTTCATGGTCTGGTATGTGCTCGGCCCGATGGGCGTGCAGATCGCCGCTGACCTCGGCCTGACCACGCAACAGCGCGCCTTTATGGTCGCGACGCCGATCCTTTCCGGCGCGGTGCTGCGCCTGGTACTGGGCGTGCTGGCTGATCGAACCTCGCCGAAGACGGCCGGGCTATTCGGTCAAATCGTGGTGATCGCCGCGCTGTTCGTGGCCTGGGTACATGGCATTCACAGTTACGAGCAGGCACTGCTGCTGGGCCTGTTTCTCGGCATGGCTGGCGCCTCCTTCGCCGTCGCGTTGCCACTGGCTTCGCAGTGGTACCCGCCCCAGCATCAGGGCAAAGCCATGGGCATCGCCGGCGCCGGCAATTCCGGCACCGTGCTCGCCGCCCTGTTCGCCCCGGTGCTGGCCTCCACCTTCGGCTGGAGCAACGTGTTCGGCCTGGCGCTGATTCCGCTGGTCCTGGTCCTGATCATTTTCGCCAGCGTCGCCAAGAACGCGCCGAACCGCCCCGCGCCCAAGTCCTTCGCCGACTACATGAAAGCGCTGGGCGACCGCGACAGCTGGTGGTTCATGTTTTTCTACAGCGTGACCTTTGGTGGCTTCCTCGGCCTGGCCAGCACCCTGCCCGGCTACTTCCATGACCAGTACGCCTTCGATCCGGTCAAGGCCGGCTATTACACCGCCGCCTGCGTGTTCGCCGGCAGCCTGTTGCGGCCGCTCGGCGGCGCGCTGGCCGATCGCATCGGCGGCATCCGCTCGCTGCTGGTGATGTACACCCTGGCAGCCGTCTGTCTGTTCATCGTGGGGTTCAACCTGCCCAGTTCGACCGCCGCTCTGGCGCTGTTCGTCGTCGCCATGCTCAGCCTCGGCGCTGGCAATGGTGCGGTGTTCCAGTTGGTGCCGCAGCGCTTCAACAAAGAAATCGGCGTGATGACCGGGCTGGTCGGCATGGCGGGCGGTATCGGCGGCTTTCTGCTCACCGCAGGGCTGGGCGCGGTCAAGCAGGCCACCGGCGACTACCAATTGGGCCTCTGGCTGTTCGCCAGCCTGGGTGCGCTGGCCTGGTTTGGCCTTTATGGTGTCAAGCGTCGCTGGAGAACCACCTGGGGCTCTTCCGCGATGACCGCCGCACGGGTCTGA
- a CDS encoding nitrate reductase, whose amino-acid sequence MRQTTASTCCYCGVGCGVLIEHDGERILDVAGDPNHPANFGKLCSKGSTLHLTGDLDARALYPELRLGKGLARSRSDWDSALDHAATVFAETIAEHGPDSVAFYISGQLLTEDYYAFNKLARALVGTHNIDSNSRLCMSSAVVGYKRSLGADAPPCSYEDIEQSDCVLIVGSNMAYAHPVLFRRLEEAKAKRPDMKVIVVDPRRTDTCELADLHLGILPGTDVALFHGILHLLLCEGWIDRAFIDAHTDGFDALKNLARDYNPSMVADLCGISVNELQRCARMIGNAPSFLSLWCMGVNQSTSGSAKNSALINLHLATGQIGRSGAGPFSLTGQPNAMGGRETGSLSNLLPGHREAGNADHRAEVAAYWGVDSLPETAGLSAIELFDAVHSGQIKALWIACTNPAQSMPDQQKIHEALAACPFVVVQEAFFTTETCRYADLLLPAASWGEKQGTVTNSERRVSHVRAAVPAPGEARADWSITCDFARRLEALLRPGQASLFGFDSAAALFEEYKLLTKGRDLDLSGLSHALIDQLGPQQWPFPAGSRHGTARLYGDGVFPTDNGRARFLAEHYQAPQEKREARFPLTLNTGRLRDHWHGMSRTGTAARLFGHVEEAILGMNADDMRRRRLLDGQLVRIRSRRGELVLPVQKDDGLRAGQAFMPMHWGDRFLKGLGVNVITLPSFDPLSKQPELKHAGIEVERVDLPWQFFALVEGAVQQRFEALRPLFDGFAYASFSLAGRERAALVIRAACREAPSAERLARIDQLLGLDQGPVMSYDDPRRGVGKRVRIEEGRIVALSLSGETAARHWLKALWSDGKADTALRRWMLAPLSNPPGDSDFQSVKTLCNCMNVSQDAICTGIERGLDLNGLKQELGCGTSCGSCVPEIKRLLVKAPAVA is encoded by the coding sequence ATGCGCCAGACAACCGCCTCGACCTGTTGCTACTGCGGCGTAGGCTGCGGGGTACTGATCGAACACGACGGCGAGCGCATCCTCGATGTCGCCGGCGACCCGAACCACCCGGCCAACTTCGGCAAGCTGTGCAGCAAAGGCTCGACCCTGCACCTGACCGGCGACCTTGACGCGCGCGCACTCTATCCCGAGCTGCGACTGGGCAAGGGCCTGGCCCGTAGCCGCAGCGACTGGGACAGCGCACTGGATCACGCCGCCACGGTGTTCGCCGAGACGATTGCCGAGCACGGCCCTGACAGCGTCGCCTTCTACATCTCCGGCCAGTTGCTGACCGAGGACTATTACGCGTTCAACAAGCTCGCCCGCGCACTGGTCGGCACCCACAACATCGACTCCAATTCGCGCCTGTGCATGTCGTCCGCGGTGGTCGGCTACAAGCGCAGCCTCGGCGCCGACGCCCCGCCATGCAGCTACGAAGACATCGAACAGAGCGACTGCGTGCTGATCGTCGGCAGCAACATGGCCTATGCCCACCCGGTACTGTTCCGGCGCCTGGAAGAAGCCAAGGCGAAGCGTCCGGACATGAAGGTCATCGTCGTCGACCCGCGACGCACCGACACCTGCGAGCTGGCCGACCTGCACCTCGGCATCCTGCCGGGAACCGATGTCGCCCTGTTCCACGGCATTCTGCACCTGCTGCTGTGCGAAGGCTGGATCGACCGTGCCTTCATCGACGCACACACCGACGGCTTCGATGCGCTGAAGAATCTTGCGCGCGACTACAACCCGTCGATGGTGGCCGACCTCTGCGGCATCAGCGTGAATGAACTGCAGCGCTGCGCACGAATGATCGGTAACGCGCCGAGCTTTTTGTCGCTCTGGTGCATGGGCGTGAACCAGTCAACCTCGGGCAGCGCCAAGAACAGCGCCCTGATCAACCTGCACCTGGCCACCGGGCAGATTGGCCGCAGCGGTGCCGGTCCCTTTTCCCTCACCGGCCAACCCAACGCCATGGGGGGGCGCGAAACCGGCAGCCTGTCCAATCTGCTGCCCGGTCACCGCGAAGCCGGAAACGCCGACCATCGTGCCGAAGTGGCGGCTTACTGGGGGGTGGACAGTCTGCCCGAAACCGCCGGCCTGTCTGCGATCGAACTGTTCGATGCGGTGCACAGCGGGCAGATCAAGGCACTCTGGATCGCCTGCACCAATCCCGCGCAATCCATGCCGGATCAGCAGAAAATCCACGAAGCATTGGCCGCCTGCCCCTTCGTCGTCGTGCAGGAGGCGTTCTTCACCACCGAAACCTGTCGCTACGCAGACCTCCTGCTGCCCGCCGCCAGTTGGGGCGAGAAGCAAGGCACGGTGACCAACTCGGAGCGTCGTGTCAGCCACGTGCGCGCCGCCGTCCCCGCGCCAGGCGAGGCCCGCGCCGACTGGTCGATCACCTGCGACTTCGCCCGCCGCCTGGAAGCCCTGCTGCGCCCCGGCCAGGCCAGCCTGTTCGGATTCGACTCCGCCGCCGCGCTGTTCGAGGAGTACAAGCTGCTCACCAAGGGCCGCGATCTTGACCTGTCCGGACTCAGCCACGCGCTGATCGACCAACTCGGCCCGCAACAATGGCCCTTCCCTGCCGGCAGCCGGCACGGCACGGCGCGGCTCTATGGTGACGGCGTGTTCCCCACCGACAATGGTCGCGCGCGCTTCCTGGCCGAGCATTACCAGGCGCCGCAGGAAAAGCGCGAGGCCCGCTTCCCGCTGACCCTCAACACCGGTCGCCTGCGTGACCACTGGCACGGCATGAGCCGTACCGGCACCGCCGCGCGATTGTTCGGCCATGTCGAAGAAGCGATCCTCGGCATGAACGCCGACGACATGCGCCGCCGTCGCCTGCTCGACGGTCAACTGGTCAGAATCCGTAGCCGTCGCGGCGAATTGGTGTTGCCGGTGCAAAAGGACGACGGCCTGCGAGCCGGACAGGCGTTCATGCCCATGCACTGGGGCGACCGCTTTCTCAAGGGGCTGGGCGTGAATGTCATCACCCTGCCCAGCTTCGACCCACTCTCGAAACAACCCGAGCTCAAGCACGCCGGCATCGAGGTAGAGCGAGTCGATCTGCCCTGGCAGTTCTTCGCCCTGGTGGAAGGCGCGGTGCAGCAGCGTTTCGAAGCGCTGCGCCCGCTGTTCGATGGGTTCGCCTATGCCAGCTTCAGCCTGGCCGGACGTGAGCGTGCGGCACTGGTCATTCGAGCCGCCTGCCGCGAAGCGCCAAGCGCCGAACGACTGGCTCGCATTGATCAGTTGCTCGGCCTCGATCAGGGCCCGGTGATGTCCTACGACGACCCGCGGCGCGGGGTCGGCAAGCGGGTCCGGATCGAGGAAGGCCGTATCGTTGCCCTGAGCCTGTCCGGCGAAACGGCCGCGCGCCACTGGCTGAAAGCCCTCTGGAGCGACGGCAAGGCCGATACGGCCCTGCGCCGCTGGATGCTCGCACCGCTGAGCAACCCACCGGGCGACAGCGACTTCCAATCCGTCAAAACCCTGTGCAATTGCATGAATGTCAGCCAGGACGCGATCTGCACCGGAATTGAACGAGGCCTGGATCTGAATGGCTTGAAGCAGGAGCTGGGTTGCGGCACCAGCTGCGGCTCATGCGTACCGGAAATCAAGCGACTGCTGGTCAAAGCGCCGGCGGTGGCTTGA
- a CDS encoding WD40/YVTN/BNR-like repeat-containing protein yields the protein MSEPVMWRTQFGRAARSLRTPMFSSRSSLARTLSLCSALSILVLVAAPAQAQGAAEPGARYAIESNKAATSLLLDVAYAGARLVAAGDRGHILYSDDGGTRWMQAKVPTRQLLTAVYFADDKHGWAVGHDALILATNDGGETWSRQYENREGEVPLLDVWFENPQHGFATGAYGVLLETIDGGQNWEDVADRLDNEDGTHLNAIAQIPGSGLFIVGEMGGMFRSTDMGETWERVESPYQGSFFGVVGGGEPGVVVAFGLRGHLFRSTDFGDSWQPIELLDGGEALESGLADGNLLPDGRIVVVGHGGTVLSSEDKGQSFKLFSRPDRRSLSGVVANPEGNLVLVGQSGVRVVSPSGANLPVKQQ from the coding sequence ATGAGTGAGCCCGTCATGTGGCGCACCCAATTCGGCCGTGCGGCAAGATCGCTTCGCACGCCGATGTTCAGCAGTCGCTCATCGCTGGCAAGAACACTCTCGCTCTGCAGTGCGCTCTCGATTCTGGTTCTGGTCGCCGCACCGGCTCAAGCGCAAGGCGCGGCAGAGCCAGGCGCGCGTTATGCGATCGAATCGAACAAAGCCGCCACCTCACTTCTGCTCGATGTCGCCTATGCCGGCGCGCGACTGGTCGCGGCCGGGGACCGGGGGCACATTCTCTATTCCGATGATGGCGGCACCCGTTGGATGCAGGCCAAGGTGCCGACGCGGCAGTTGCTCACCGCGGTTTACTTCGCCGACGACAAGCATGGGTGGGCGGTCGGTCACGACGCGTTGATCCTGGCGACCAATGACGGCGGCGAAACCTGGAGCCGACAGTACGAAAATCGCGAAGGCGAGGTGCCGCTGCTGGATGTCTGGTTCGAAAACCCCCAACACGGTTTCGCGACGGGTGCCTACGGCGTGCTGCTGGAAACCATTGACGGCGGCCAGAACTGGGAAGACGTCGCCGACCGCCTCGACAACGAGGACGGCACGCACCTCAACGCCATCGCGCAAATCCCCGGCTCCGGTCTGTTCATCGTCGGTGAAATGGGCGGCATGTTCCGTTCGACCGATATGGGCGAGACCTGGGAGCGCGTCGAGTCGCCTTATCAAGGGTCGTTCTTCGGCGTCGTCGGCGGGGGCGAGCCCGGTGTGGTCGTGGCGTTCGGCCTGCGCGGTCATCTGTTCCGTTCTACCGATTTCGGAGACAGCTGGCAGCCGATCGAACTGCTCGACGGCGGTGAGGCACTCGAGTCCGGGCTGGCGGACGGCAACCTGCTGCCCGACGGGCGCATCGTGGTGGTCGGACACGGCGGCACGGTACTGAGCAGCGAGGACAAAGGGCAGAGTTTCAAACTGTTCAGCCGGCCGGATCGCCGGTCGCTGTCAGGCGTCGTCGCCAACCCGGAGGGCAACCTGGTCCTCGTTGGGCAAAGCGGCGTAAGGGTCGTCTCGCCGAGCGGCGCGAACCTGCCCGTAAAACAACAATAA
- the cobA gene encoding uroporphyrinogen-III C-methyltransferase, with translation MSAKVWLVGAGPGDPELLTLKAVRAMGEAQVVLIDDLVNPAVLEHCPSARVIPVGKRGGCRSTPQAFIHRLMLRYARQGKCVVRLKGGDPCIFGRGGEEAEWLAARGIEVEMVNGITAGLAGATQCGISLTQRGVARGVTLVTAHTLDGSSPEWHALAKTGTTLVVYMGVSSVHQIQTGLIEGGLPPSTPVAMIENASLPQQRECRSQLGHMCHDAASFGLKSPAILVIGDVAAHTVTQALSRTA, from the coding sequence ATGAGCGCAAAAGTCTGGCTGGTTGGCGCAGGTCCCGGTGACCCTGAACTGCTGACGCTCAAGGCCGTGCGGGCCATGGGCGAGGCACAGGTGGTGCTGATCGACGATCTGGTCAATCCTGCCGTCCTCGAACATTGTCCGAGCGCACGGGTGATTCCGGTCGGCAAGCGCGGCGGTTGCCGCTCGACGCCACAAGCCTTCATTCATCGTCTGATGCTGCGCTACGCCCGTCAGGGCAAATGCGTCGTGCGGCTGAAAGGCGGCGACCCGTGCATCTTCGGTCGCGGCGGCGAAGAGGCTGAATGGCTCGCCGCACGCGGAATCGAGGTGGAAATGGTCAACGGCATCACCGCCGGACTGGCGGGCGCCACCCAGTGCGGGATATCCCTGACCCAGCGCGGCGTTGCCCGCGGCGTGACGCTGGTCACCGCGCATACACTCGACGGCAGCAGCCCCGAATGGCATGCACTGGCGAAGACCGGCACGACGCTGGTGGTCTACATGGGCGTAAGCAGCGTGCATCAGATCCAGACCGGCCTGATCGAAGGCGGCCTGCCGCCGAGCACCCCCGTGGCGATGATCGAGAATGCTTCCCTGCCCCAGCAGCGCGAATGCCGTTCGCAACTCGGACACATGTGTCACGATGCCGCGAGCTTCGGGCTCAAGAGCCCGGCCATCCTAGTGATCGGCGATGTCGCGGCACACACCGTCACGCAGGCCCTGAGCCGGACGGCCTGA
- a CDS encoding class I SAM-dependent methyltransferase yields the protein MNALQRAPLRLAPITGGLVRSNPKILLGGSHQPSLLRYLDGWPRRWGKPRAFLVQFAGADESLAQFAADSFDLAVIQAPHGERLDECIRELTRVARQGLILRR from the coding sequence ATGAATGCATTACAACGCGCTCCTCTACGTCTGGCCCCGATTACTGGCGGGCTGGTTCGCAGCAACCCGAAAATCCTCCTTGGCGGCAGCCATCAGCCCTCGCTGCTGCGTTATCTCGACGGTTGGCCCAGGCGCTGGGGCAAGCCGCGGGCGTTTCTCGTTCAATTCGCCGGGGCCGATGAATCGCTGGCGCAGTTCGCGGCGGACAGTTTCGATCTGGCGGTGATCCAGGCCCCCCATGGCGAGCGTCTTGATGAGTGCATTCGGGAGCTGACGCGAGTGGCGCGGCAGGGATTGATCCTGCGGCGCTAG
- a CDS encoding efflux RND transporter permease subunit, with amino-acid sequence MTKHQQKPASFLERLIFNNRPAVILICLLISVFLFYQAAQVRPSTSFEKMIPLGHPYIQNMLQHRDDLANLGNTVRISVAAKDGDIFSKEYMETLRQIHDEVFYIQGVDRSNMKSLWSPSVRWTEVTEQGFAGGEVIPQTYDGSPQSLGDLRSNILKSGQIGRLVANDFKSSIIDVPLMESYSDPDDRSKLIKLDYQKFSHELEEKIRDKYEAQNPNVEIHIIGFAKKVGDLIDGLVGVALFFFVAIGITLALLLWFTRCFKSTIAVVITTLIAVIWQLGLLHTLGFGLDPYSMLVPFLVFAIGISHGVQKINGIAMASGETDDPLSAARMAFRQLFIPGMVALASDAVGFVTLLLIDIGVIRELAIGASLGVAVIILTNLILLPVAISYMGISRRAVKQAREEAARNHPFWRLLSNFANPVVAPISIVIALLAVGGGLWYGQNLKIGDLDQGAPELHPDSRYNLDNDFVIRNYSTSSDVLVVMVKTAPEGCAHYDTLAAMDELMWKMENTEGVQSAVSMVTVARQSIKGMNEGSLKWETLSRNQFVLNSSIARAEGMYNSDCSLAPVLVFLNDHKAETLEHVVSAAREFAEENNREGLEFVLAAGNAGIEAATNEVIGASETTMLIAVYAAVSFMCLLTFRSVAATLCVILPLVLTSILGNALMAFMGIGVKVATLPVIALGVGIGVDYGIYIYSRLESYLRQGLTLQEAYYQTLKSTGKAVIFTGICLAIGVFTWVFSAIKFQADMGLMLTFMFLWNMVGAIWLLPALARFLIKPEKLQHKA; translated from the coding sequence ATGACCAAGCATCAACAGAAGCCGGCCTCTTTCCTCGAGCGCCTGATATTCAACAATCGACCGGCCGTGATCCTGATCTGCCTGTTGATCAGCGTGTTCCTGTTCTACCAGGCCGCCCAGGTTCGTCCGTCGACCAGTTTCGAAAAGATGATCCCGCTGGGGCATCCGTACATTCAGAACATGCTCCAGCATCGCGATGACCTGGCCAACCTGGGCAATACGGTGCGGATTTCCGTTGCGGCCAAGGACGGCGACATCTTCTCCAAGGAATACATGGAAACCCTGCGTCAGATCCACGACGAGGTGTTCTATATCCAGGGTGTCGACCGCTCGAACATGAAGTCGCTGTGGAGTCCGAGTGTCCGCTGGACCGAGGTGACGGAGCAGGGCTTCGCTGGCGGCGAAGTGATCCCGCAGACCTACGACGGCTCGCCCCAGAGCCTGGGCGATCTGCGCAGCAACATTCTCAAGTCCGGGCAGATCGGGCGACTGGTGGCGAACGACTTCAAGTCCAGCATCATCGACGTGCCGTTGATGGAGTCCTATTCGGACCCGGACGACCGCAGCAAGCTGATCAAGCTCGACTACCAGAAGTTTTCCCACGAGCTGGAAGAGAAGATTCGCGACAAGTACGAGGCGCAGAACCCGAACGTGGAAATCCACATCATCGGTTTCGCCAAGAAAGTGGGCGACCTGATCGATGGGTTGGTCGGTGTCGCGCTGTTCTTCTTCGTCGCCATCGGGATCACCCTGGCGCTGCTGCTGTGGTTCACCCGGTGTTTCAAGAGCACCATCGCCGTCGTGATCACGACGCTGATCGCGGTAATCTGGCAGCTCGGCCTGCTGCACACGCTCGGTTTCGGCCTCGATCCCTATTCGATGCTGGTGCCGTTCCTGGTCTTCGCCATCGGCATCTCCCACGGCGTGCAGAAGATCAACGGCATCGCCATGGCCTCCGGCGAAACCGACGATCCGCTGTCAGCGGCGCGCATGGCGTTCCGTCAGCTGTTCATCCCCGGCATGGTGGCGCTGGCATCCGACGCGGTCGGCTTCGTTACGCTGCTGTTGATCGATATCGGCGTTATCCGGGAGCTGGCGATCGGCGCATCGCTGGGCGTGGCGGTGATCATCCTGACCAACCTGATCCTGTTGCCGGTCGCGATCTCCTATATGGGCATCAGCCGGCGCGCGGTCAAGCAGGCCCGCGAGGAAGCGGCCCGTAACCATCCGTTCTGGCGCTTGCTGTCGAACTTCGCCAACCCGGTGGTTGCGCCGATTTCCATCGTGATCGCCTTGCTGGCGGTCGGTGGCGGCCTCTGGTACGGCCAGAACCTGAAGATCGGCGATCTCGACCAGGGTGCGCCGGAACTGCACCCGGACTCGCGCTACAACCTCGACAACGATTTCGTGATCCGCAACTACTCCACCAGTTCCGACGTGCTGGTGGTGATGGTCAAGACCGCGCCTGAGGGTTGTGCCCACTACGACACGCTCGCCGCCATGGACGAGCTGATGTGGAAGATGGAAAACACCGAGGGCGTTCAGTCGGCGGTTTCCATGGTCACCGTGGCACGCCAGAGCATCAAGGGCATGAACGAGGGCAGCCTGAAATGGGAAACGCTGTCGCGTAACCAGTTCGTCCTCAATAGCTCCATCGCGCGTGCCGAAGGCATGTACAACAGCGATTGCTCGCTGGCTCCGGTACTGGTCTTCCTCAACGATCACAAGGCCGAGACGCTGGAGCACGTCGTCTCCGCAGCGCGTGAATTCGCCGAGGAAAATAACCGCGAAGGGCTGGAGTTCGTCCTTGCCGCCGGTAACGCCGGTATCGAAGCGGCCACCAACGAAGTCATCGGCGCATCCGAAACCACCATGCTGATCGCGGTGTACGCCGCGGTGAGTTTCATGTGTCTGCTGACCTTCCGCTCCGTGGCGGCGACGCTCTGCGTGATCCTGCCGCTGGTGCTGACTTCCATTCTGGGCAATGCCTTGATGGCGTTCATGGGCATCGGCGTGAAAGTGGCGACCTTGCCGGTGATCGCGCTGGGCGTGGGCATTGGGGTCGACTATGGCATCTACATCTACAGCCGTCTGGAATCCTACCTGCGTCAGGGCCTGACGCTGCAGGAGGCCTATTACCAAACCCTGAAGTCCACCGGCAAGGCGGTCATCTTCACCGGTATCTGCCTGGCGATCGGTGTGTTTACCTGGGTCTTCTCGGCCATCAAGTTCCAGGCCGACATGGGGTTGATGCTGACCTTCATGTTCCTCTGGAACATGGTCGGTGCGATCTGGCTGTTGCCGGCGCTGGCGCGCTTCCTGATCAAGCCGGAGAAGCTGCAGCACAAGGCGTGA
- a CDS encoding thioesterase family protein has translation MARLTLQFPEDQFCFTTQLTVRITDINAGNHLANDSMISMISEARARFLFAYGIAETRKDGSGIIVTDLATTYKAEAHARDVLLFEVGVMDFNKYGGDIIFRITRPADDTLIAMAKSGFVFYNYLDTRVVPMPAEFGAKFPKVNRLA, from the coding sequence ATGGCCCGCCTGACCCTGCAATTTCCCGAAGACCAGTTCTGTTTCACCACGCAGTTGACCGTACGCATCACCGATATCAACGCGGGCAACCACCTCGCCAACGACTCGATGATCTCGATGATTTCCGAAGCCCGTGCGCGCTTCCTGTTCGCCTATGGCATCGCCGAGACTCGCAAGGACGGCAGCGGTATCATCGTCACGGATCTGGCGACCACCTATAAAGCCGAGGCTCACGCCCGCGACGTGCTGTTGTTCGAGGTTGGCGTGATGGACTTCAACAAGTACGGCGGCGACATCATCTTCCGCATCACTCGCCCCGCCGACGACACGCTGATCGCCATGGCCAAGTCGGGCTTCGTCTTTTACAACTATCTGGACACGCGGGTGGTGCCCATGCCCGCCGAGTTCGGAGCGAAGTTTCCCAAGGTCAATCGCCTCGCCTGA
- a CDS encoding bifunctional protein-serine/threonine kinase/phosphatase encodes MPLQLSFGEATATGPRAENQDALRIVTPTPGLAASKGALFAIADGVSQCADGGLAARATLQALATDYYATPETWTVAQSLDRLLVAHNRWLQANGGGQPLLTTLTALVLRGRRFTLAHVGDCRAYRWLDGQLQRLSEDHVWEQPNMQHVLKRAMGLDQHLVVDYLDGELRLGETFVLLTDGIWASITEGDIQNILRAEPDLSNAATALVNLAHQTGSQDNASALLLRVDELPETALADALAQLADWPLPPRLRPGQAFEGWTVEALLGESRQSLVYRVRDQQGHPWILKTLPPSRDDEPDAGPALLQEEWFLRRVAGRHFPETHGLPQRQHLYYVQREYSGQTLAQQFAQQGPMALPDWLQLAPRLIRALGMLHRRNILHRDIKPENLHLDDDGELRLLDFGLAYCPGLSRDLPHNLPGTPSFIAPEAFAGVGPSREQDLYAAGVTLYYLLTGHYPYGEVEAFQRPRFGSPVPASRYRPDLPQWLDDLLRRAVAAEPAQRFETAEHWLLTLEQGERLAIGAPTLPLLEREPLKVWRGLALLSLLLNLVLLVWLGKGG; translated from the coding sequence ATGCCCTTGCAGCTGTCGTTCGGCGAAGCCACCGCAACCGGCCCGCGTGCGGAGAATCAGGACGCGCTGCGCATCGTCACACCGACGCCGGGCCTCGCCGCGAGCAAAGGCGCGCTGTTCGCCATCGCCGACGGTGTCAGCCAATGCGCCGATGGCGGCCTGGCGGCACGGGCCACGCTGCAGGCATTGGCCACCGACTACTACGCCACCCCGGAAACCTGGACCGTCGCGCAGTCGCTCGATCGGCTGCTGGTCGCGCACAATCGCTGGCTGCAAGCCAACGGCGGCGGGCAGCCACTGCTGACCACGCTGACCGCGCTGGTGCTGCGCGGTCGGCGCTTCACCCTCGCCCACGTCGGCGACTGCCGCGCCTACCGCTGGCTCGACGGCCAGCTGCAGCGGCTGAGCGAAGATCACGTCTGGGAACAGCCGAACATGCAGCACGTACTCAAGCGTGCCATGGGCCTGGATCAGCATCTGGTGGTGGACTATCTGGACGGCGAACTTCGCCTCGGCGAAACCTTCGTGCTGCTCACAGACGGCATCTGGGCCAGCATTACCGAGGGCGATATCCAGAACATCCTGCGCGCCGAGCCGGATCTGTCCAATGCGGCCACGGCACTCGTCAACCTCGCCCACCAGACCGGCAGCCAGGACAATGCCAGCGCGTTGCTGCTGCGGGTCGACGAGCTGCCGGAAACCGCTCTGGCCGACGCACTCGCGCAACTGGCGGACTGGCCGTTGCCACCCAGGCTGCGGCCCGGCCAGGCGTTCGAAGGCTGGACTGTCGAGGCGTTGCTGGGCGAGTCGCGCCAGTCGCTGGTCTATCGGGTCCGCGATCAACAGGGCCACCCCTGGATTTTGAAGACACTGCCACCCAGCCGCGATGACGAACCGGACGCCGGCCCTGCGCTGCTTCAGGAGGAATGGTTTCTGCGTCGCGTCGCGGGGCGTCATTTCCCGGAAACCCATGGCCTGCCCCAGCGCCAGCACCTGTACTACGTGCAACGCGAATACAGCGGTCAGACCCTCGCCCAGCAGTTCGCCCAACAGGGCCCGATGGCATTGCCCGACTGGTTGCAGCTGGCGCCACGGCTGATCCGCGCACTGGGCATGCTGCATCGACGCAACATCCTGCATCGCGACATCAAACCGGAAAACCTTCATCTGGACGACGATGGCGAGCTTCGCCTGCTGGATTTCGGCCTGGCCTACTGTCCGGGGCTGTCCCGGGACCTGCCGCACAACCTGCCAGGGACGCCGAGCTTTATCGCACCGGAAGCCTTTGCTGGCGTGGGGCCGAGCCGCGAACAGGACCTTTACGCGGCGGGTGTCACCCTCTACTACCTGCTCACCGGCCACTACCCCTACGGCGAGGTGGAAGCCTTCCAGCGCCCGCGCTTCGGCAGCCCGGTCCCGGCCAGCCGCTATCGGCCCGACCTGCCCCAATGGCTGGACGACCTGCTCAGGCGCGCCGTCGCGGCCGAGCCTGCACAGCGCTTCGAAACGGCGGAACACTGGCTACTCACGCTCGAACAGGGCGAGCGCCTGGCGATCGGCGCGCCCACCTTGCCACTGCTCGAACGAGAGCCCCTGAAGGTCTGGCGCGGCCTCGCCCTGCTCTCGCTGCTGCTGAATCTGGTCTTGCTGGTGTGGCTGGGCAAAGGCGGCTAG